From Streptomyces zhihengii, the proteins below share one genomic window:
- a CDS encoding MlaE family ABC transporter permease, whose amino-acid sequence MTAPPPVRPTPPPAHTPPAKTAPPPPRPPSRVLAPLRETGRLFALAATVVRAVFRRPFQFREFVEQFWFVASVTILPAALVSIPFGAVIALQVGSLTQQLGAQSFTGGASVLAVIQQASPLIVALLIAGAGGSAICADLGSRKIREELDAMEVMGVSPIQRLVVPRVLATMLVAVLLNGMVSVVGTLGGYFFNVIMQGGTPGAYLASFSALAQLPDLWISEIKALIFGFIAGVVAAYRGLNPRGGPKGVGDAVNQSVVITFMLLFFVNMVLTAIYLQVVPPKGG is encoded by the coding sequence ATGACCGCCCCGCCGCCCGTGCGGCCCACACCGCCGCCGGCCCACACCCCGCCCGCGAAGACCGCCCCGCCGCCGCCCAGACCCCCGTCGCGGGTGCTCGCACCGCTGCGCGAGACCGGCCGGCTGTTCGCACTCGCCGCCACCGTCGTGCGTGCCGTCTTCCGGCGGCCCTTCCAGTTCCGGGAGTTCGTCGAGCAGTTCTGGTTCGTCGCCAGCGTGACGATCCTGCCGGCCGCCCTGGTCTCCATCCCGTTCGGCGCGGTCATCGCCCTCCAGGTCGGCTCGCTCACCCAGCAGCTCGGCGCCCAGTCGTTCACCGGCGGCGCGAGCGTCCTCGCCGTCATCCAGCAGGCCAGCCCGCTCATCGTGGCCCTGCTGATCGCCGGCGCCGGCGGCTCCGCGATCTGCGCCGACCTCGGCTCCCGCAAGATCCGCGAGGAACTCGACGCCATGGAGGTCATGGGCGTCTCGCCGATCCAGCGCCTGGTGGTCCCGCGGGTCCTCGCCACCATGCTGGTGGCCGTCCTGCTGAACGGCATGGTGTCCGTCGTCGGCACCCTCGGCGGCTACTTCTTCAACGTGATCATGCAGGGCGGCACCCCCGGCGCCTACCTCGCCAGCTTCTCCGCCCTCGCCCAGCTCCCCGACCTCTGGATCAGCGAGATCAAGGCGCTGATCTTCGGCTTCATCGCCGGTGTGGTCGCCGCCTACCGCGGCCTCAACCCGCGCGGCGGGCCGAAGGGCGTCGGCGACGCGGTCAACCAGTCCGTCGTCATCACCTTCATGCTGCTGTTCTTC
- a CDS encoding ABC transporter ATP-binding protein, with product MGIEVVVEGLTKSFGKQNIWQDVTLTLPAGEVSVMLGPSGTGKTVFLKSLIGLLKPEHGRVLINGVDMVNGSEKDIYETRKLFGLMFQDGALFGSMNLFDNVAFPLREHTRKKESEIRRIVMERMDMVGLVGAEGKLPGEISGGMRKRAGLARALVLDPQIVLCDEPDSGLDPVRTAYLSQLLIDLNAQIDATMLIVTHNLDIAATVPDNMGMLFLRNLVTFGPREVLLTSEEPVIAQFLGGRREGPIGMSEEKDAATLAMERTDGRGLRPEGPRTVVPQLEPSPGMPVRQGALRRRERVLGMLGQLPGPARAAIERSYSPAAGGVRP from the coding sequence ATGGGAATCGAGGTAGTCGTCGAAGGGCTCACGAAGTCCTTCGGCAAACAGAACATCTGGCAGGACGTCACGCTCACCCTTCCGGCAGGAGAGGTCAGCGTGATGCTCGGCCCCTCGGGCACCGGGAAGACGGTGTTCCTGAAATCGCTCATCGGATTGCTGAAGCCCGAACACGGCCGCGTTCTCATCAACGGCGTGGACATGGTGAACGGCTCCGAGAAGGACATCTACGAGACCCGGAAGCTGTTCGGCCTGATGTTCCAGGACGGCGCCCTGTTCGGGTCGATGAACCTCTTCGACAATGTCGCCTTCCCGCTGCGCGAGCACACCCGCAAAAAGGAATCCGAGATCCGGCGCATCGTCATGGAGCGCATGGACATGGTCGGACTCGTCGGCGCCGAGGGGAAACTCCCCGGTGAGATATCCGGCGGAATGCGCAAGCGCGCCGGGCTCGCCCGCGCCCTCGTCCTCGACCCGCAGATCGTCCTCTGCGACGAACCGGACTCCGGGCTCGACCCCGTCCGCACCGCCTACCTCTCCCAGCTCCTCATCGATCTGAACGCCCAGATCGACGCGACCATGCTGATCGTCACCCACAACCTGGACATCGCCGCCACCGTCCCGGACAACATGGGCATGCTCTTCCTGCGCAACCTGGTCACCTTCGGCCCCCGCGAGGTGCTGCTGACCAGCGAGGAGCCGGTCATCGCCCAGTTCCTCGGCGGACGCCGCGAAGGACCCATCGGCATGTCCGAGGAGAAGGACGCCGCCACCCTGGCCATGGAGCGCACCGACGGCCGCGGGCTGCGCCCCGAGGGCCCCCGCACCGTGGTGCCCCAGCTGGAGCCCTCGCCCGGCATGCCGGTCCGCCAGGGCGCGCTGCGCCGCCGTGAACGCGTCCTCGGCATGCTGGGCCAGCTCCCCGGGCCCGCCCGCGCGGCCATCGAGCGGAGCTACAGCCCGGCGGCCGGCGGAGTGCGCCCATGA